One region of Fibrobacter sp. UWH6 genomic DNA includes:
- the tsaA gene encoding tRNA (N6-threonylcarbamoyladenosine(37)-N6)-methyltransferase TrmO, which translates to MNPDCETPSHFPFKVIARIRSDFPDKFGIPRQSGLLKGLRSSIRFEPEFRVADALRGLEGFSHLWVLWIFSENVRVGENGENRWSPTVRPPRLGGNKRLGVFATRSSFRPNPVAMSCVKIEEIRLNVVDGDYCGPEIIVSGADMMDGTPIVDIKPYLPYADSVPDALGGFAEPLREKSLKVEFSVDLGAFPAEKLDTLREILAEDPRPAYQKDADRVYGFKFAGFEVKFKVQDEVLSVLDLIKI; encoded by the coding sequence GTGAACCCAGACTGCGAAACCCCATCTCATTTCCCCTTTAAGGTCATTGCCAGAATCCGGAGTGACTTTCCCGATAAGTTCGGCATTCCCCGCCAGAGTGGATTGCTAAAGGGGTTGCGTTCCTCCATTCGCTTTGAACCTGAGTTTCGAGTGGCCGACGCCTTGCGCGGTCTCGAGGGTTTTAGCCACCTGTGGGTCCTCTGGATTTTTTCAGAAAATGTAAGGGTGGGCGAGAACGGCGAAAATCGCTGGAGCCCTACGGTGCGCCCGCCCCGCCTCGGAGGCAACAAGCGTCTGGGAGTTTTTGCCACCCGCAGCAGTTTCCGCCCCAATCCCGTGGCCATGAGCTGCGTAAAAATCGAGGAAATCCGCCTGAACGTGGTTGACGGGGATTATTGCGGCCCCGAAATTATCGTTAGCGGCGCCGACATGATGGATGGAACTCCCATTGTAGACATCAAGCCCTATTTGCCTTATGCCGATTCCGTGCCCGATGCACTGGGCGGCTTTGCGGAACCCCTCCGCGAAAAAAGCCTGAAGGTGGAATTCTCCGTGGACCTTGGGGCGTTTCCGGCAGAAAAATTGGATACCCTCCGCGAAATTCTGGCTGAGGATCCCCGCCCGGCTTACCAGAAGGATGCCGACCGAGTTTACGGCTTTAAGTTTGCTGGCTTTGAAGTCAAATTTAAAGTCCAGGACGAAGTGCTTTCGGTCCTGGACTTGATTAAGATTTAG
- the putP gene encoding sodium/proline symporter PutP, protein MTVVVFILYLLMMLGIGAYFSRKANSLNAYYLGDRGMNKWVVAMSAQASDMSGWMLMGLPGAIYLSGFSEAWIGIGLVIGTYFNWKIVGRRLRKYSHFCGDSITLPDFLSNRFRDKKGIIRVIASFFILAFFLFYTVSGFVASAKLFGTIFGLDYTTGLIIGAVVVVSYTFMGGFFAVCWTDFIQASMMLIAVLVIPTIICVSGGGFAATMDAVNVQNPYLMSLFTNASTGKAIGFISLISSLAWGLGYFGMPHILVRFMSIKNAEEIKHSRRIAMTWVIICLGAVIMIGLLGRYYVSANGLTVQDPERIFMVLCQALCHPAIASILMAAILAAIMSTADSQLLVSASAFSNDMYKHIFRKNASNKELMWVSRVVVAVIAIIAVLVALQGAPSAGAAKEGKSFLDVVMSLVSFAWGGFGATFGPLVLLALFWKRTTLPAAVAGMLVGGITTFVWKFYLSGLSGEIFQIYELVPGFVFSMVTIIVVSLLTKAPSKEIQDEFDQVEHTRLSDMKL, encoded by the coding sequence ATGACCGTAGTCGTCTTTATTCTTTACTTGTTGATGATGCTAGGCATCGGTGCCTACTTCTCTCGCAAGGCAAATAGCCTCAACGCCTACTACCTGGGCGATCGTGGCATGAACAAGTGGGTGGTGGCTATGTCCGCCCAGGCTTCCGATATGAGTGGCTGGATGCTCATGGGTCTCCCCGGCGCCATCTACCTCAGCGGTTTCTCCGAAGCATGGATCGGCATCGGTCTCGTGATCGGTACCTATTTCAACTGGAAGATCGTTGGCCGCCGTCTCCGCAAGTACTCTCACTTCTGCGGCGACTCCATTACCCTCCCCGACTTCCTCTCTAACCGTTTCCGCGACAAGAAGGGCATCATCCGCGTGATCGCATCCTTCTTCATCCTGGCATTCTTCCTGTTCTACACCGTTTCCGGCTTCGTGGCTTCCGCAAAGCTCTTCGGCACCATCTTCGGTCTTGACTACACCACCGGCCTGATCATCGGTGCCGTCGTGGTTGTTAGCTACACCTTCATGGGCGGCTTCTTCGCTGTTTGCTGGACCGACTTCATCCAGGCTTCCATGATGCTCATTGCCGTGCTGGTGATTCCCACCATCATCTGCGTTTCCGGTGGCGGCTTCGCTGCAACCATGGATGCAGTGAACGTACAGAATCCCTACCTCATGAGCCTCTTCACCAACGCCTCTACCGGCAAGGCCATCGGTTTCATCTCCCTGATTTCCAGCCTGGCCTGGGGTCTCGGCTACTTCGGTATGCCCCACATCCTGGTCCGTTTCATGTCCATCAAGAACGCTGAAGAAATCAAGCATTCTCGCCGCATCGCCATGACTTGGGTCATCATCTGCCTCGGTGCTGTGATCATGATCGGTCTCCTTGGCCGCTATTATGTAAGCGCTAACGGTCTCACTGTCCAGGACCCTGAAAGAATCTTCATGGTCCTCTGCCAGGCCCTCTGCCATCCGGCTATCGCCTCTATCCTCATGGCCGCCATTCTCGCCGCTATCATGAGTACCGCAGACTCCCAGCTCCTGGTTTCTGCTTCCGCTTTCAGTAACGACATGTACAAGCACATCTTCCGCAAGAACGCCTCCAACAAGGAACTGATGTGGGTGAGCCGCGTTGTGGTTGCCGTTATCGCTATTATCGCTGTTCTCGTGGCACTCCAGGGCGCACCTTCCGCTGGTGCCGCTAAGGAAGGCAAGAGCTTCCTTGACGTGGTCATGAGTCTGGTCAGCTTCGCCTGGGGTGGCTTCGGTGCAACCTTCGGTCCGCTGGTTCTGTTGGCCCTCTTCTGGAAGCGCACCACCCTGCCCGCAGCCGTTGCCGGTATGCTGGTTGGTGGCATCACCACCTTCGTCTGGAAGTTCTACCTCTCCGGCCTCAGCGGTGAAATCTTCCAGATTTACGAACTGGTTCCGGGCTTCGTATTCAGCATGGTTACCATCATCGTGGTAAGCCTTTTGACCAAGGCCCCCTCCAAGGAAATCCAGGACGAATTCGACCAGGTGGAACACACCCGCTTGAGCGATATGAAGCTGTAA